In one window of Poriferisphaera corsica DNA:
- a CDS encoding cold shock domain-containing protein — protein sequence MSTRGQVKWFDPKKGYGFIHGPEGQDVFIHYSQIQGDGFRSLKDGEAVDYELVESDKGWQARTVERAKEKVAAQ from the coding sequence ATGTCAACTCGTGGTCAGGTAAAGTGGTTTGACCCTAAAAAAGGCTATGGATTTATTCATGGCCCAGAGGGTCAAGACGTGTTCATTCACTACAGCCAAATTCAGGGTGACGGTTTCCGTTCGCTGAAGGATGGCGAGGCAGTGGACTATGAGCTGGTCGAGTCAGATAAAGGCTGGCAGGCTCGGACTGTTGAGCGAGCAAAAGAAAAGGTTGCTGCTCAGTAG
- a CDS encoding sensor histidine kinase translates to MLWLTIGFVLGVLLMGAVARQLSLRANKQTREVMKQVRRSERLAEMGRMTSGLAHEIKNPLSTIGLNLQLLHEDLDDLVGELPSGMETDDKIARVQRVFGALGRETQRLKDILEDFLRFAGRMKLEAAETDVHALIEELVDFFGPQAEECGVHLRTQLLAKPSEISVDGKLLKQALLNLMINAVQAMTEAKEKGGDHGGASELMIRTENEEVSGKKGLAIHVTDTGPGIGDEVMKRVFEPYFSTKRGGSGLGLPTSRRIAEEHGGELLVHAEAGRGTDFAIRLPREDINS, encoded by the coding sequence ATGCTATGGCTGACAATTGGATTCGTGCTTGGCGTGCTGCTAATGGGAGCGGTGGCGCGGCAATTATCGCTGCGTGCGAATAAACAAACGCGCGAGGTGATGAAGCAAGTGAGGCGTAGCGAGCGGCTGGCGGAAATGGGCCGTATGACAAGCGGGCTTGCGCATGAGATCAAAAACCCACTATCGACCATTGGTTTGAACTTGCAATTACTTCATGAAGATTTGGATGATCTGGTCGGCGAATTGCCAAGCGGGATGGAGACGGACGACAAGATTGCGCGGGTACAGCGAGTGTTTGGTGCATTAGGGAGAGAAACACAGCGATTGAAAGACATCTTGGAGGATTTTTTGCGTTTTGCGGGTCGGATGAAGCTAGAAGCGGCAGAGACAGATGTTCATGCACTGATTGAAGAACTCGTGGATTTTTTTGGGCCGCAAGCGGAGGAATGTGGGGTGCATTTGCGGACGCAGCTTTTGGCGAAGCCAAGTGAGATTAGTGTTGACGGAAAGCTGCTGAAGCAGGCGTTGTTAAATTTGATGATCAACGCGGTTCAGGCGATGACGGAAGCCAAGGAGAAGGGCGGAGATCATGGCGGAGCAAGCGAGTTGATGATCCGAACAGAGAATGAAGAAGTGTCGGGTAAAAAAGGGCTAGCGATACATGTGACGGATACCGGGCCGGGGATTGGTGATGAAGTGATGAAGCGAGTGTTTGAGCCATACTTTTCGACGAAACGAGGCGGGTCTGGCTTGGGGCTACCGACATCGAGGAGGATTGCGGAAGAGCATGGCGGCGAGCTATTAGTTCATGCGGAGGCAGGAAGAGGAACGGATTTTGCGATTCGGTTGCCGCGAGAAGATATAAATAGCTAA